A stretch of DNA from Cannabis sativa cultivar Pink pepper isolate KNU-18-1 chromosome X, ASM2916894v1, whole genome shotgun sequence:
CCGTGGACTAGTAAAAATCTGCAAGGATTGTTGATATCACGTACAAAAACCTtgtctgtttttatttttttgcactaTTTTCTAGTTTTATTCTGCAGTTACAGAGTTGTGTTCTATAGTTGCAGAATAACTGTTTCAGTaccatatttattattttgtatttaattaattgattaattacataataaataagtaatattaaaatacaaaatttcaattggtatcagaatAAGTTACTAAACTCTTGGTGAGATCTTCAGATTGTTATaccgtttaatttttttttttttgtgagatgtctttgtttgcataATGAAGCTCCATTACTCGGCCACTTTTGTTGAATGACTCGAATTATCAATATTGGAAAGTCATAATGAAAGTGTTCATAAATCACAAGATGAAAAGGTATGGAGGGCTATACTTTCATGTTGGTCTCCTGTTATGGATTTTATTACGCACTAGTTTACGTATTAATTTCAAGTGATATAATGTTAAGTAAAGTATCGTTCCCTCGAAGATTATAGTTAGtactaataaattaaatttctaaatCTATTTGgtaataaaaaattgagaaaatattACAATCtagtgaaaataaaaataactaatttaggataaaaattaattttaggatTATTAATTCCAATTGAATCTATCTTATATGGCTtaatataacttaatttttaaataccaatttctatgcaatagtgGGTTTACTAAAGTAACTTATATTCAGACTaggatatataaatctcaacttatatgcaaactttctactcttaTGATAAATTCAAACATATAAAAAGCATTAAGTAAAGAAACTCTAAATGTTATCCATAGATACTCTAAACATAgatactctcgtcctatatcaaaatttatcaATATTTCACTATGGTATAATCAATACTCACATCTCAAATTTTGTATCGAAATCATAAACAATTAATTGATGGCCAgataattaaaagaaattaagaaTGAATAAAATAGATGCACATAGAAAATTGAAGGAAGAATTAAGTCATATTAAAACTATAATAAGATGTCAAACAATCTTtattaataccctaaataaaattttagctACTCCTGTTCATTATAAACGATTAACACAAATTAAATAAGAACATAAGAAGaaagtaaaagaaaagaaatcgTCAAAAAAATGTTGTTGGAAAGTCTTTTAGGTCGCTTCTGCTCTCTAATTGGTTGCCTCAAAAGTGCTAAAAAAGATCACTTAAATAgctccagaaaagataaaaccctaattttcgCAGCTTAAAACAGGCGGGCTGCGACATTACACATTGAGCGTCGCTGCCCGTGTCTTTTAAGCATgccaaagaatttcaaaattttgaggtGCGCCGCGACATTGCAAGGTAGTATTGCAATGTAATTTTTGTCGAAGAAGAATTAAGGGTTTCAATGCCTCAACATTGGATCCCAATGTTGAGGCGTGCCTATAAACTTGCAGAATTTTGATGACGGATACCCCCAGTATTTCTGTGCTCAGAGTGATCCAATGTGCGATGGGGACTAgtccatattttttttagaactgGATCCATTACAAATTTCACCAACATATCTGCAAAAGAGTTCTTATCCTTGGGGATTTGTTTTATACAATAATGCTTAATATGTTGCAATAGCTTCCGAGTTTGCTATGTCACTAGCCATTTTTTCTCCTTTTATCTAGTACTCCACATACACTTGGTTGACTACAAGCTGTGAATCACTATAGAGTTCGATGTTTTTAGCGCCAACCTCTTTTGCTAGTTGTAAACCAGCGATCATAGCCTCGTGCTCAACTTTATTGTTAAAAGCTCCAAACTCGAATTGAAGTGCACTTTGAAGCTAAAGATTCTGTGGAAATATTAAAATCATTCCGAATCTAAGACCTTTTTCATTTGATGATTCCAAACTTCTCTCTCTGGGACCGACATTTTAGGATCGTCATTTATCCCTGTGCACTCCACAATGAAGTCAGCTAAGGCTTGACCTTTAATCGAAACTTTAGGTTGATattgtaagtcgaattgactcaaTTCTATTTCCCACTTCAGGAGTCTTCCTGATGACTCTAGCTTTTATAACACTTGACGGAGAGGGTGGTTGGTTAGTACCCTTATGGCATGAGCCTAAAAGTATGGTCTTAACTTCCTTGAAGAAATCAGCAAGCAAAAGGAAAGATTCTCGATCATAGGATATCTGGACTCCGCGCCCAACAATCTCTTGCTTACATAATATACTAGAAGTTGTACCTTTCCTTTATCTCGCACTAGAGCAGCGCTTATGGCATGATCTAACACTGCTAAGTACAGAAACAACAACTCTCCCTCAACTCATTTGGATAGTATTGGAGCCTTCATTAGATGTTCTTTTAGTTGCTAGAAGGCTGTTTCACATTCTACTGTCCATTCAAATTTATGATTTCCTCGAAGTACATTGAAGAATGGTATGCACTTATTTGTGGATTTAGATATGAATCTGCTAAGTGTTGTTATTCGCCCTGTCAACTTCTGGACATCTTTGTGCTTCCTGGGTGAAGGCAAGTCTATAAaagctttaattttcttttgggTTGCCTCGACCCCTCGTGAACTTACTATAAAACCCAAGACTTCCCTAAGGAAACTCCAAAAGTGCATTTCTCTGGGTTTAGCTTCATTCCGTACTCGCGGATTATGGCAAAGGCCTCTTCTAGATCTTTATAATGGTCCTCAGAGGTTTTCGACTTTACCAGCATGTCATCGACGTAAATCTCCATATTCTTCCCCAAAACATTCTTGAACATTTTGTTCACCATTCGTTGGTAAGTGGCCCTGGCATTCTTCAATCTAAATGGCATGACCTTGTAGAAGTAGATTCCTTTGTCAGTTTAGAAACTAGTGTGCTCCTGATCAACCACatgaatttttatttggttatagctggagtatgcatccatgaaggtTAAGAGTTGAAATCTTGAGGTAGCAGCAACCATCTGATCAATGTGTGTAAGTAGAAAACAGTCTTTAGGACAAGTTTTGTTTAGATTTGTAAAGTCTATACACATTCTCCATGTCCTATTAGGCTTTGAGACCAGAACCGGATTAGCAAGCCATATGGAATATAGAGCTTCCCTACGGAAGTCAATGTTCGTCAACTTGTCTACGTCTATTTTTACTGCTTCCGACCTCACTAGATTTAAAGGTCTTCACTTTCGCCAAATTGGTTCAGCATTGGAATCTATATTTAATGTATGGAAAATTACATGGACTAATGCCAGTCATATAAGAATGACTCCAGGCTAACACATCATCGTTTGCCTTGACCGTGGAAACAATCTTTTCCTTCATTTCAGCTTTCGTGGTTTGGGGATTCCAATTTCGTAGTCTGACTTTGGTGGGCTGGAGCTCCTAGTCCGTTGGCAGCGCCGGCGGTGCACAagtagagagaaagagagagattatcaggagaggaagagagaaattagtattttttgaagaagcataagaaaaagaaagaaaagaaaaagaaaggagagaaaaaaaaaagaataattgaaaagaataaaataaaataaatattttttataatttattaatttttataatattttaataagtaATATTACGTGGACTTAAAAATTTGTCATGTGTACATTTGTGTACACGTAGACAGTTCAATGTGGTATTTAACTAAGATTTTCGGATGGAAGTGTGTAGAGCAAAATGAAACCTGAGTTTAGTAGGTTTTGCcgtcaaaattttaatttttgtggttaagtattaaaaaaaatttaaagtcgGGTAGTTTTACCGCTAATATCCCTATTCAAACATATAAATTGGGTTTAATTTGTCCCCACGGCCACCCCACATATCAAATTATTATtgacttttttatttaattttttaaaatggctTGGAAGTTGGAACCACATCATCAACAAGTTCGAGCAACCAACTTTCAATTTTCAATCCTCAAATTTCATTAGTTCTGTCCATGACAATTTCTCATTGTTTGACCTCATTCATGTGTATCAcgtacaaaataaataaataaataaaatgaaaatagagagttgtaTTGTATGTGCATCTTTATTAATATTTAGTAACCACCActaattacttttttatttttgtttgacaGGTAAACGATAGGTTGTTGATAATGATTTCAAAGATGCCATATCAGTAGATGATGATTACATAACATGCCCACATCATTAATTCCATCAAACTTTATTTCATCTTCCATTTTCTCAATTCAAATTTGTAACTTTCACTAATTACGGAATTAAAAAGAGAATCTCTTATCAATGTCTTTGAAGACATATAATCTTTCTACAATATATATCCTAATAACAAAATTTTCTATAATCCTACTTCCCTTCCCTACACACACATTCattgtgatattttagttttaagaTTTTAAATAAAGATAAGACTTCATAAAGATAAGACTttacaaatattattttatttatttatttcaaatgaATTGTAGCATAGAAGTGACTGGTGGTGTCTCCTttttaatacaataaaataattaagaataAGAAAGGGGCAGGAATGCCGGCCACGAAATGATTCACTATATTAAACCTAATCACATAACTGCTTAAGGTCTACAACCAAGCTAACCTAATTGATGTCTATGTGATTTTAATATTGCACACAAGCTACCCCTTTTTTTCTTAGAAATGTTTTCTGTAATAATTAGGAACGACCAAAACAAAATATAGTTGAACTTGGTGCAAAGCAAACAATTACCCAAACCTAGTGACATTGAATATGTTTTGACAAATAAAGACGGATGACAAAAGACATACTTCATGCTGCGAGAACCACCTCGCTAGAATGAAAATGGTGAGCACAGACAACAGCGAGATCTAAACCTCACTCATCCAATAATACAATGAGCTCGCAGTGTAAAAAACgctaccttttaaaaaaaactaaaaaaatgacGTAATTTAGTCACACTTGCAAGTTACGAGTAAATAACGCATAAAGAACGATGACATCAAAACAACTTCAGTTGTGACTAACAGTCAAAACTAAAGCATTTAAAGGTTTCCTAAACATTATAGTTGACtgatgtataattttatatcgTTCACCTTCGAGCCTATAAATAGAGAAAACACAACGACACAAATATGCATaaaattaataacatttttaaattttaagccAAAATGTAGGGATTCTTTATACATTGCTTAAATTTAGATTCGAGTCTTTGCACTTACATTAGAGTGAACGCTATTATGTTATTAAGCTCTAACCAAAATCTtccaataatattatatattatagaaGAGTGATAATTACAATttcttatttaaaaagaaaaagagaatccATAGCGATGATTCTTATATTACAACATCAtttctataaattttttaaataattttcaatgtCTAAAAcagatttgaattttttttgagaACACATGTTAAACTAGAATATGATGATCTATCAAGTAGAACCCTCGAACAATcttgaagaagaaaacaaatattgTACACAAAGTACATAATGAGGCACACTATACAAACATGTGTTTCAGAGAGTTAAGGAAAAAAAACAAGCGATGTCCCCCAAATGATATTGGAATCGCTTCTTAAAACAATTTATTATACAAGGGGCATTCAAGAAATGTGTAATTAATTCACACTGAACAACTACAATAACATACACAAATCAACaagattgaagaaaaaaaactttgaaaaaatatttaagagtGGTCTACCTATGAGTCGTTATTGGAATGCAGAGTAAAACACATGCATTTATCTTTCATTACTTCGGTCTCACTTCCGTATTCTTTGAATTTGTACTCTTCTTGCTTAGAAGCAGAAGGCACCTTCCCCTCACTGTAGCATTGATTACATAAGCTAAAATGAGCCTTCATCTCTTTGAAACGAGAACCAATAATCGGATAGCGGCAAACAGAGCAGATATGGTTACCATGGCGGTTTCTGTCCCCAGCTTCAAGCTTCAACAATGTTGACATTATACCAAAACCCCAATCTGCATCGTCAAACATGGAAAGGAACTCTGAGAAAGACACCATTGAAGCATCTGTTTCTCCGTGGAATTCCATAATTTCACTTGATCCATAAGAAGGAAGATAGATAGACCTTAGCAATTTGATGTATCTAGTAGCATCTACTTTTCTTAGCTGAGAACCACCTTCATTCACAGGACGCCACAAAAGCGCATCGAAAGCAATTCGTTTACGCTTTTCTGGAGGGCCGCTGCAAATGGGAGCTAAAACAGCATAGAACATGCCTAAATCCACCCTGCCTGTGCCCGTATCATCCAAGCAAGATAGTAATCTTTCGTTTATGGCTTTAACAGCCCCCTGAAAGGTCTCAGGCTTTAGAAAATTCAATAATCTGCGAAGTATTTCTTCCAAGTTGGGCTTGCGTATGGATCTCTCAGGAACACCACCACCAGAATAGGACAATGGCACATCTTTATCACTCATTTCCTTCTTCAGGAGCTCCACATCACAGCGACTCAATCTGGTGATCTTTTGAAAAGCTCTAATCTCAAGGGCAGTGGATAACTCCTGCCTCAAGGTCGTCCTCTCCCCAACAGTCTTAAATTTTGAGGGTTCCACAATGACAAAATCCCCTTCTCCATTTGCTGCCCCGTTtggcttcatcttcttcttctgcaGCTGCTTCAAATGAGATATTGCATCATGCAATTCAACCCTGTTTGTCATTTTTAATGCATCCTTCAAAGCCTTTCTAGCCTCCTCAGTTTCCCCAGCTCCCAACAAGGACACAGCCTTGTTGAGCTGTGCCCGCCAATGGTTTGGCCATACAGCTAAAACCCTAGTATACATCTCGGAAGCTCTCGGAAACCTACCCATATCCATGTACAGCCCACCCAAATTGTACAAGGCATCCACATGACCGGGCTTTAAATCAATGGCCTTCTGAAACACCTCAATTGCCCTCTCATCCTCATTGATGGCATGCAAAGCAGAAGCCAAATCACAATGCGCATCGGCATAGTCTGGTTTCATAAATATTGCCTCTTCCAAGGCCTTCACGGCCGCCCTATACTCTCCAACCCCAAAAAGAGCACTACCCAAGAGTTTCAATGCTCTAAAATGTGTTGGACAAAGAATTGCAGCTTCCCTATAATACTCACAAGCACTTAAAACCATACCTTCACCTTCAAGCGCAATCCCAAGATTAACGTAAATCTGAGGAAGCAAATATGCCCACTGGTTTCCACCTGTCTCAGCAGCCTCGAGTGCCAACAAGAACTCCTCTTTTGCCTCCTTATACTTGCACAGAACATACAAGCAATTCCCAGCTCTAAAATGTGGCCTAACATCGATTGGTTGCAACTCACAAGCCCTCTTGAAGCTCACTAGAGCCTCCTTGAACAACTGATGCTCATACAAGACCCTCCCAATCGCCATGTGCCCATCAAAAGCTTCTTCCCTCGACCTGGCTCCATCAGCTCTGGTCCTCAAAACACCCAAGTCCTTAACAAAGACAGCATAGTCATGCCCAGACTCTTCCCAAAACACTCTCTTCTCCGCAATCTCAGCAGAAGGTCCCAATTCCCTGGACCAGCCCGCATCAGAATACGCGTCGAAGTTGTCCGCTTTCAATTTCCCATCCTTGGCCTGCTTGGCCTTCAATCTCTTTATCAAAATCTCCAAATCGTCCACAATCTTCCACGTATCGTCGAACACGATGCCGTGATTCGGCGACACCGCCCAGGCCGCCGTCCTCTGCTTCTTCTGCGACTCCACAACCCGTTCGTCAATTATCGAAGAGGACGAGGCCTCAGACGCAATCGAAACCCCTTTGGACTCGTCAAAATTGAGCTCAAGCCCAAGCGCGTCGAAGTCACGGTCAACATCACCAGCACCATCGTCGTATGTTCGCAAGAGTCCCTCATAAGTGAGGCCCTTCTCTCCATCAATAAACTCACCATAGGTCCGAAACACCTCGTCAAGAATGGCATTGATCTGCTCATCGCTGAATTTGACCCTAGGGTTTACAGCAACAACAAGTGCAGCCATCTCTTCCCTATTAAGCCCTCCATCTTGGTTCGTATCAAATTGCTGAAAAATCCTCTTCACCTTCTCTGATCTACTACCTCTTGTCGCCATTTCCCCCCTCCTTAATTCTTCTTCTAGGGATTCCCAAACAGAGTAGAGTCACAGAGAATGAGAGAAACGAAATGGTTTGGCTTCAAATTCAAGGTACAAAATGGGAAAGAAGGTTGGGACCCAGAacgaccaaaaaaaaaaaaagctgaatttttttttctttaaagcaaaaaggaaaaaaaaaaagaataaaattgtTTTATAATACTAAATAAACTATACATGGTAGGGTAGGGTTTCATTAGAGAAGAACTCCATAGTAAGGGTTCagttcaaatttaaataaatggttttcttcttctttttttttttgctgaataaatttaaataaattgttGATGAGCttactataattattttttatttttatttttggaagtaaatttatttagtttaGGTTTCTTCATTTGGATCTGCAAATAGGGATAAAAGGGAGAGCTAATAGAAAtcatatatttttgtttgtttttattttaataattaataatttttattctggctgagataaaataataatgaatgCTTAGCTGGTATAGCAGTCCACCActgtctttattttttaattttactatttttcaatttatttcGGAGGGGATTGAGGAATATatatctcttttctctctctattgtaatagtaatagtatactATAAAGCCTAAATTGTTTAGACATTTAGACAAGGGTTGGTATGCTGCCAGCTGGATCATTGACGTGTCAAAATTTTGAGTGTGGAGGCTTTACTGTCAACTAGGGGACTTCGGTAAACGACAAAAGAGtaagattttctttttaataaaacaaaattatgtGTGAAAGTTTTTCTTaataaaaggaaaaacaaatcaaatgcACTGTTTTATCTTAGAGTTTATGgcggttaattttttttaattttatttgtatttaattttttaagtttaaatttaacaataaaatattttaaattattaaactcTTAATAAATTTAAGATGTTATCCAGTTAATTGTTGTTATGGATTACATGTATGAGATGTATATTAATCGGTTTGAGCcatttatcttatatattttttaacccaatctaaaatttaaattgttaaaatttaagtgcaactcgttcaatttaataaaaaaaatctgtaAACTGACCAGGGCAgtttaacccgcccaaaccgtccaattttttttctcaGTCAAATAAACTCATACAATTTTCTTCCGTTTATCACTACACAAAGTAAACCAAATCTCGGACAGCTTTTCATTTTATCAAATTTCATAACATTACTATTAGTGAGCATGTGTGCCCTTAAAGAGCTCTGTGGCAGTTAGTATaatcttttctttttaactgttttAACTACCTAATACTCATCATTATTTCTAATTTTCCTCCCCCCGTATACCATAACCtcctattttgaattttaaccGTTCcctcttttttctctttgaatCTCTGCACCTGCATTTTCTGCATTCATGTTATTCCCCTGCTCTTAGTTATGGATCATCTTCTACATGATATGAATCATACATTAATTCTAACTGCATCTGAGAAAGAAGTTTATACACTTCCTGATGGATTACACAATGGCAGTTCATCTCAATCGAGCCATGTCCTTTATGCTCGAGTTGTATCTTCACGAGACTTCAACAGAAAGACCTTTCGAATTAAAATGAGTAACTTTTGGAAAGGTCAGTACCCTGCTACGATCACAGACCATCATTCCGGGCTCTTCCTTGTTTCCTTTGGTTGCCTTGGAGATCTTAAGAAAGTTTTGTTGTTGGAGCCGTGGCATTTCCAGAATCACCTTATAGTTCTTTCCTCACCTACTGCACTTCAGTCGCCTACACCAGAAACCATGTTCCTTACTCCTTTTTGGGTTCAATTGCATAGATTGCCTTTCTTGAGTAAAACTAAAACTATGGCTGAATGGGCAGGGAACCTCCTAGGTACCTATGTAGATGTTCATGAAGACTCATTGAATGAAGGTTGGGGTCCATTTCTCCGATTTCGTGCCATCTTAGACATTTCTAAACCATTACTTCGTGGGAAAATGGTAAAACTTAAAGACTCGGTTGATGAATTCTGGTTAGAATTTCGTTACGAACGCCTCCCAGAGTTCTGTTTTGAATGTGGCATCATCGGTCATCCTTTCGAATCTTGCCATCGCTTTTTGGAAGAAATCTATAATGGACATGAACCTTCCCTTGCATATGGTCCTTCCATGATTGGATCTCCTCTTCCTGAATCTGGATATGATCGCTACAGAACTGATTTTTTTAAGGGAGGAGCATGGCCTTTAATGACCCGACTTGCCAAGAAATCTTTTGCCAATGCTATTCCTAATCTGTCTACAAGAACACTTCCTTTGCCTCCCAATATGACTACCAGAGAATCTGCCTCCTCCACACACTCACCCTCTCATTCACATGTCTCAACATCATCTTTTCCATCAAATCCTATTCCTCCATCTACTGCATCATGCTTTACTTCATCTGATGATGTCCCAGTCATACCATTCCCTGCCTATCTCCCCATAACCCCTATGATTGCAACTTATCCACCAAATACTCTCCCTGTTCAGTCAGCATCACGCACACCATTTGCACCTGTTACATCTTCTATTTTGCCTCCAAATCATAGCACTATTGTTTCCACCAATCCGTCTGCTACTCTGCTGTCATCCTCTCACAATTTGAAAGGCAAAGCGATACTTATTTCTGAAGATGAATGTGAGAATATGAACCCTAATAAGCAATTTAAAAGACAAATTGACTCAGAATCTCTTCGAAATGTTCTCAAGCGTTGTCGATCCAATGCTATTCAAATCCAGTCGGATTCTTCAGCACCGAGTGGTATTTACTCGACTCCCACAGTTTCCAACAGCAGCTTCTTGGATTCAAAAGAGTCTCAGCCTGAAAGTTCAGCGGTTGTTGCTCCGCAACGCCGCGCTCAGCCATGAATCTCATAAGTTGGAATGCCCGGGGATTGGGGAACCCGAGCGCATTCAGACATTTACGCTTGCTTGTTCATGAGCAAGCTCCCTGTGTACTTTTCATTATGGaaactaaattacaaaatggTAGTATAGATATGTTTCGTAGTAAATTACACTTCTCTAATGGCATAGAAGTTCCACGGCAGGGACAAGGAGGTGGACTTATGCTTCTTTGGAAGTCCCATGTGAGTCTTTCCATAAACAATTATTCACTTAACCATATTGATTGTTTTTTGGAAAGTCGAGATGGGCCATCTTTCCACTTTACTGGTTTTTATGGGCACCCTTGTGCTTCTCAAAGACATCTAACTTGGACTCTACTGCGTAGATGCTTCGATATTGCACCCCTTTCACCTTGGTTAGTTTTAGGGGATTTCAATGAGGTCCTCTCTCATGAAGACAAAATTGGAGGACCAAGGAGGAGTGACAGCCAAATCAATGCTTTTCGTTCAGTGGTAGATGCTTGTAAATTATGTCAAATTCCTTTTGAGGGACAACGATGGACTTGGACAAATAAAAACCAGGGCTGTGGGAATGTCAAAGAACGACTTGATTATGGTTTCACTAACCACTATTGGGATGCTACTTTCCTTGCATTATCTTTGAAACACTTGGACTTTTATAAGTCGGATCACAGAGGCCTTAAAACGACTGTTACTGCACTTATGGATCGAGTGGATGTACCTGAGTTCAGATCTCGTTTtcgatttgaaaaaatatggtTAAAGGAAGATGCTTGTACTGAAATGATCCGTGCCAACTGGATTCGAGATATTAGCAGCCCTTTAGTTCAGCTCACAACAAATATCTCCAACTGTGCCACTAACTTACAGAGATGGCACTACTCGAATTTTGGAAACCTGAAGAGAGATATTAAAGAATCTCATGAGCATGTTGCAGCACTTCAGAACTCCTCTTCTACTGATC
This window harbors:
- the LOC115701483 gene encoding uncharacterized TPR repeat-containing protein At1g05150; amino-acid sequence: MATRGSRSEKVKRIFQQFDTNQDGGLNREEMAALVVAVNPRVKFSDEQINAILDEVFRTYGEFIDGEKGLTYEGLLRTYDDGAGDVDRDFDALGLELNFDESKGVSIASEASSSSIIDERVVESQKKQRTAAWAVSPNHGIVFDDTWKIVDDLEILIKRLKAKQAKDGKLKADNFDAYSDAGWSRELGPSAEIAEKRVFWEESGHDYAVFVKDLGVLRTRADGARSREEAFDGHMAIGRVLYEHQLFKEALVSFKRACELQPIDVRPHFRAGNCLYVLCKYKEAKEEFLLALEAAETGGNQWAYLLPQIYVNLGIALEGEGMVLSACEYYREAAILCPTHFRALKLLGSALFGVGEYRAAVKALEEAIFMKPDYADAHCDLASALHAINEDERAIEVFQKAIDLKPGHVDALYNLGGLYMDMGRFPRASEMYTRVLAVWPNHWRAQLNKAVSLLGAGETEEARKALKDALKMTNRVELHDAISHLKQLQKKKMKPNGAANGEGDFVIVEPSKFKTVGERTTLRQELSTALEIRAFQKITRLSRCDVELLKKEMSDKDVPLSYSGGGVPERSIRKPNLEEILRRLLNFLKPETFQGAVKAINERLLSCLDDTGTGRVDLGMFYAVLAPICSGPPEKRKRIAFDALLWRPVNEGGSQLRKVDATRYIKLLRSIYLPSYGSSEIMEFHGETDASMVSFSEFLSMFDDADWGFGIMSTLLKLEAGDRNRHGNHICSVCRYPIIGSRFKEMKAHFSLCNQCYSEGKVPSASKQEEYKFKEYGSETEVMKDKCMCFTLHSNNDS